ATGCATGCTTCTGCTTGAAATCGTTCTTCTAAAAAGTAGGTGAATGAGTTGCAAATATGTTGGCGTAGTATTGATCTGAACGCTTGTAAATAGCCAATGTCATGGGTCGAGTAGCCAGAGCATTCATATAAGCTACAGTCTGAGCATTGGCTGCAACATCCTAAGCATGTATTAGCAGCTTCTAAAACAACTGCTTCAGGTTCATGGATTACAGCTACCTGACCATCAATCTTTTGACTTGCTGCATTACGTAGATGACCTTCGGGGTCATGCTTGTCCTAGTTTTAAACATGAAGCATGTTTATCAGCACAAGAGTCGCAACCATGTCTACTCGCAGGTTGGTGTTGATCGATTCTGGTTGAGAAGTATCGATCGGTGCCAGCTCGCAAGTGTCGATCGGTGCCAGCTCGCAAGTGTCGATCAACGAAGTAGAGGTGTCAATCGATGATGTGCGTCTTTTTTTGCGAATTAAACGTTTCAAACATGCAGGGTCTGAGAATATAAGTTGTTTCTCCATGTTGCTTCTGGTACCGCTGGACATGCACCTGGAAAACAATGAATTTTTTTTTGTAAGTAACTAAAACAGAAAATAAAATCTAGGCTAAACATATTAATCAAGTCTAATTGTGAATCCAATGCTCCTATACAACGGCACAAAATTTTATATCGCTCAAATAAATCTTAAAGCAACTTTCTCTATCAGATAAGAAGTTTAGTTGTAATACTTAGGGATCGAATCCAGTGGGAGTGTGAGCACACAGGAGACTTTAGATATTATGATTAACCTAGGTAATCAATAAATAAACGGTAAATAAGTAAACAAGTTATCAGTTGGTTGTGAGAATATAAGAGATAAAAGTTAGGTGGCTTCAGGCAATCAAAATTATGATCTATATATGCTAAGGGTGTGTGATAACCCTCCATGAACTTGAATGCAATTGTAAGATATCCAGTGCTTGTTGGGGTCAAAAACGGTTACGACAAAGTTAACGTCCAAATCCCCGCAAAATACAAGTATGTCTTTTCGCAACAAATCATGCTCGGTCAAGAGAATGTCACAACGTATGTTCCCGAGATAAAGCTTCGTTCGAATTCTATTTAGATCAAACATAAGCCATCGGAAGCATACCCAGACCGGTTACGGATAGGTCCGAGTAAGACGATCGGAACACAGACGAACCAAGCTCGGTCATTACGCTACTACCGCACATGGATGCTGTCCGATCGCTACGTAGCGACCGAGCGTCCGTTCCGCTCGGTCGCTACGTAGCGACCGAGCTCGAGCCGAAGCTCGGTTGCTATGTAGCGACCAAGCATCCGTTCCGCTTAGCGACCGAGCGTTCGTCCCGCTCGGTTGCTATGTAGCGACCGAGTCCAAGCCGAAGCTCGATCGCTACACAGCGACCGAGTGTCTGTTCCGCTCAATCGCTACGTAGCGACCGAGCTCTTCCGAAACATCGATACGATAATTAGTTCATGCATTCTCGTCTACCCTTCGATGCTATCTCCCAAAGACCGTACCGAACCCATTTCATTTTTCCCGCCATTCTAAGTCATCGATCAAACTTTACGGTAAAAACCGCGGAAAGTTCGTTCTTTATCGAAAGAAGCCGTAATAAACGTTTCGAGTCAGAAGACAGTCCAAAGGGACCTAAGACATGACTCGAGGCCCAACTTACGATTTCTTAACCAGCAGCCCGTAAGCCGCATGACGGTTTACGCTTGGTTCGCAAGGAAAGATAAATGTCAAGTTTCCGCGGATAAATAAGAAATTTTGAAGATAATTACGAGGATCTGAAAAAATGGAATATCTCCATTTTTATGCTATAACGGCTTAAGGGCAGAAGAGGAAAAGCGCAAACAAACTTAGGAGCCAATATATAAGGAGTCCTAGGCGAGAAGCATGGGAGGACTTTTCTGAGAGCAAACTTAGCATTTAGAGTAATTAGGCATATTTTCGTTATTGTTATTCGAGCTGCGACTCAACTAGGTTATTGTCGTCTTAGGGTTTTAGAATTAGGAATCTTGCCGACAGCTCTCGTAGCCCAGGCCCTTACCTTGTTGTAACGCCCAAACGCGAATTCAGAATAAGATCTGCTTTGCTCTCTTTTCGATTTCTTATATTTTATCGTTGTTATTCTTGTGTTCTGATTGCTTGGCGTGTGGTATTAGCAGATATCCGGGATCTCTGGGAAATTAGGGTTTTCCTAGTTTCCTTATTTAAACGGAAATNNNNNNNNNNNNNNNNNNNNNNNNNNNNNNNNNNNNNNNNNNNNNNNNNNNNNNNNNNNNNNACATCACGCTCAACCAGACATGTCAACTGACGACGCGGATAACGTGCAGACTCCTCTTAACGGAAGCAGTGGCACTGATCTCCACACCCCTGCAGCGGACGTATCCGCGGCCAACGCACCAGCCAACGCCGCGGCGCTCAAGGAGTTTAAAAAGATGTTCGTCACCTACGAAAAAAGGTCGGAAGAACAGGATAATCTCGTGAGCACCTTGACCAAACAAGTTGAAACTTTAACGGCAAGGACTCGAGCAATCCGCCCCCGCGGAACCACCAAAGCTCCGTTCGACAAACCAATGATAGAAGAGGAGAAAATCCTCTATTAGAACGAACAAGAAGAGCTGGCTGAAAACAAACCGAGCTCACTCGCAGTAAACGTCGATAGGCTTGGAAATCTGCTGACGAGACGTTGAATATCCGCGATCTTAGCGACTATATCACCAAGATTGCGGCGGAAGTAAGAGCCATAAAATCCTAAATCCATCACGCTACCAGCGCTGCACCCGAGATCGACAGGCTGTTGGAAGGGGCTCAGAAGACCCCCTTCACCACTCTCATCTCAGATATGAGGGTATCCGATCCGGGAAAACTCAAAGTACCGAGGTATGATGGTACGATGGTACGACAGATCCGAAGGTGCACCTTCGGATCTGTCGTACCATCGTACCATCATACCTCGGTACTTTGAGTTTTCCCGGATCACTGCCTGTTCGTCGAGAATCTGGAAGGGGCAGCCCTCGAATGGTTCGCAGCCTTAGGCGAAACTCTATTGGGAGTTTCCAACAGCTTGCATCGGAATTTTTCAAGCAATACTCTATGTTCATAGATAGAGAAACTTCCGATGNNNNNNNNNNNNNNNNNNNNNNNNNNNNNNNNNNNNNNNNNNNNNNNNNNNNNNNNNNNNNNNNNNNNNNNNNNNNNNNNNNNNNNNNNNNNNNNNNNNNNNNNGATGCGCTCAGAAAGGCGCTCTGGTACAAGTCAAAATTCAGAAAATGGATAGCCCTCGACAAACCGCGGACGATCCATGACGCCCTCCACAAGGCAACAGACTACATCATGATCGATGAAAAAACGAAAGTCTTATCGCAAAAACATAAGTCGGCGAGACCATCCTCGAAAGATTTAGATCCAAAAACGAAGAAGAAGAACCCTCGTAACGACAAGTATTTCCATCACGAGGGGGAAGATCTCCAAGGAACGCACAATTACGCGATCAGCTCGGACCATGGCCGAACCATGGGTAATACGTAGAATCGCAATCAATGATATGATGAAAACACCTTCTGCGAGTTCCACCAGTCCCGAGGACAGTCCACGATTAACTGCAAAGTCTTGGGAGCAAGGCTGGCCGCGAAGCTACTAGCTGGAGAGCTCTCGGAAGTGACCAGCGTGAAAGATCTCATCCTCTAGACCGATCACCCCCCGAAGGCGGACAGGAATCCTCCCGCAGAGAAATCTCCTCAAAGAAACCAATCTGGGGATAAACGCGACAGAAGGCCAGACGATAAGAGGAACGATAACAATCGTCGTAAAGTCAACATGATCATTCGAGGATCGCAATTTTGCAACGATAAGGTTTCGGCCATCAAGGCTTACCGGCGGAAGGCGGAGTCGATCGCAAACTGGCCTACATGGTCTCCTACCCGGGATGATCAGAATTGCTCAATCACCTTCACGAAGGAGGAAGCCGGCAGGATCGATCAACCTCACTGTGATCCGCTCGTCATAGATCTCGTCATACGAGATCTGGAAGTCGGCAGAGTACTCATTGACACGGGAAGCACGGTCAATGTAATCTTCCAACGCCGAAACCGCTCACGGGTTTATCAAGCGAAATATCGATGACCCTCGGGTCAATCCAGCTGCTAGTCATGGCTAAGGAGATCACGAAAATTGTCAAATTCGCGGTGGTCGATCATCCTGTCATCTACAACATGATCATGGGAACCTCATGGCTCAACGCCATGCAAGCCGTTCCATCAACGTACCACCTGGGAGTCAAATTTCCGACCCCAAATGGAGTCGCAGCTATCATGGGATGTCAGAAACAGTCGCGACTATGCTTCCTCGCGGAGCACAAGTTAAGGCAGATGACGACCTCTGCAACGGCAAATCGTAAACGCACGAAGATAGATAAATCTTTGGCCAAAAACGTTTCAAGAAAAGACGATTTAACATGTCTGCTGACGCAAACACTTTGGGTGTCGAAACTCAACACGAGTTCGAAGCCGACACTACAACTCAACCGGAACATCCGGAAGAGTATGCTGACCCGGCCGCGGTCACCACGATCAAGGCGGTCAGCACGGCGGCAATCGCCGAGTAAAAACGCTCGCGGCATAAAATTGAACTACGAGATGGCTTGATACTCGAAAGAGGTACGTAGGCAGCTCGTCAAAAGACGAGTTCAGCTATCCCCCTCTCTAAAAAGGGGGGGGAGTGGGTGCGTATACTCGTATACTCCCACATAGGAAAAGATGCGTTATTTTGAACGAGTTTTCATAGAGATTTCGAAATTTTTTACTACAATATGTGTCGCTTCTTTTTAAGACACTTGCGCTTCAATTAACGCAAAAGTCTCAAAACACNNNNNNNNNNNNNNNNNNNNNNNNNNNNNNNNNNNNNNNNNNNNNNNNNNNNNNNNNNNNNNNNNNNNNNNNNNNNNNNCTTCAGCACCGAAAATATACGTATAGTCTTCGAAATAACTGCCAGACGTCGCCAAGTTAAAATTCGCGACGAAGCGAACAAATTGTCTGAACGCGACCACAAAAACCTTACACTCCGTTCGTCGATTGCCCCCGACGAACACATCAGCCGTCTTAAACAAACGCAACTTGATCACTCTTTTGATCTTCGAACGTCCAACACAAGGGCGAAAGCGTGCTACAAACAAAATCCAAAATGTTGGTCTAGCACTTCCAGTTGACTTAAAAATTGTCTCTGGAAAGATGCTCGATTCATGCCATACAAGTCATATAAGCCGAGAATCTATCGCGGACTTTAAATCGGTACGAATGGTAGAAATCGCAACAGAAAAATCGATAGCCGGCTAGTCACCGCACAAACCTTAAAACCGAGAGTAAACCTAGGTCTTGCCCTAAACCCATCGCATTGGTCTCAGACATCTCAAAGACATGATATCTACACGATTCGAGATCCTAAAACATGTCTATCCGTTCATATCTCAACGTTTCCGAAAGTTCGTAAGAATAAATAATTTTTACGAAAACTCACGTCTCAAACAAACTAACAGATTGAATGCCTCAACGAAGTTAAATATGAGAAGACAACTCATGTTTACTTCAAATCCACTCGAAACAAAGTAGCTCAAACGAACATCCATTATATATATAAAACGCATAGCCGTAGGGGTTCAAAGCCACCGACGGCCAGTCCCGATGAAAATAAAAGCTGCCGAAACAGGCCCATACAAAGTTCGAAGGCCACACTCGGCCGGACATATATGAACGAAGGCCACACTTGGCCGCAGAATACTAGATAAGGGAAAAACTTCTTCCCGTCAAACACTCACCTCTCACAGATCAAAGTTAAAATTCTCGGACAAGGAAGCTCCGAATGCATCCGCGGGATAGTTCACTTCCTCATCGTCACCAGCAAACTCGGTCGTGGTCTCTACGGTATCAGGAGAAACCGGTATGGGATCCCAGAATCCCTGAATCCTCCCGTCGATTGGGGAAATAAGCGTCTCAGCGTGAGCATGATCCTTCATGCCGCCCTTCATTAACTCCATCTCCCTCTCGAAAACCTAGTCATCCGCCCGCGTCTTCCAAAGTCTCCCAACTGAACTGCGACACGCACGGAAGTCGCCCAGCGAGTTGAAAGCATCCTTGAGGTTCCCGTACTCGACCTGGAATTCAGAGGCGCCAGTCTTCATCACCTCGACAATCTCCCTCTTGCCCTTCCGTTCCGCCCTACGAACAGTCCTCGCAAGATCACGAGCGAGTTGAGCATCTCGCGCCAACATCTCGTCTCGCATGCGAGCAAGATCCTTTTCCGCCTTCTCCGCTTTAAAGAGATAGATCATGGCTTCTCTATGGCTCACCTCAATAGCCGATCCAAGCAAGTTCAAGCCCTGTAAAACCGATTGACCCGTTATAAGCAAAAAAAAATATATATACACTTGAAACGATCGTCAAAATTCTTAAAGCCTATACCCCGTTGATGATGCGAGATCCTTCCGCGATGACTTTCGGCCTCCCCGACTCATTCGTGGACGGAGGAACATCAAAGCTCGAGGGAAGAACAGCGAAGAAATCATCAAAATCCGGAATAGGAACCTCACTCGTACCGCTTCCATTGCCGAAAGCAAGGTCCGGATCCCATCCTGGTAGCATGCAATCGTCCACCGAAAACTCCAGGTCACCGAGGTCAATATCTTTCCCCTTCGAAGAATTCTGCCCCGTCGCAATTACTCCCTGTTTCCCCGCCCAAAGCAGGACTAGGATGCACAAACCTCAACGCCTTTCGAACTCTCTTCGGCGTAAAGGAAGTCCAGAAGAAAGAACCGTTCCTGAGCAAATCCCTTACCGTGATAATGTCCTCAGGAAACGGAGCAAGGGGATTGATGAAGGGGCGATCGTTCGGCAACCTCCGGAACAATGAGATATAACTCTTCTCGACAGACGCAGCGTCCGCACGAACGAAGAAGAAAAACTTCTTCCACGAGTTGAAGTTAGAAGTAAACCCCTTTACCACTGACATGAAGTTCCGAGGAACCAGCATGTACGTGTCCGTATCCTTGATGATCTGTAATCGAAGAAGCGCTTCGAAGTGATCGACGGTGAGGGAGAGACCATGCTCGTAGATCAGGATCAGGACTCCAATGAGGTGCTGGATGCCAAGGGGATTCAATTGGCTTATCGCCACCCCAAAACGATCCAACACACGTACGATAATTTCGGGAATCGAGAACCACAAACGACAGCGCACTACGAATGTTTCGTAACAAGTAAAGTACCCCTCCGGGGGACTACTAGCGCGCTCTCCTTGATGAGGAACCCTGAACTCCACCGCATCCGAAATCTGGTAGAACGACCGCATGATCTGGAGGAATTCGCTAGTACTCCTACTTTGTTCCTCGACCGGGCGACGGTTCATGATCGGGAACGATTTCTCTTTGGGAGGAGTGATCGAACCATAACACGCCACCCACCATGCCTCGTTCTCGGCGGGGTCTACCGAATGAGGAACGAATTCCATCTTCGGCACTCGAAGTTCTTCAGAAACATTCGCGGGCAAAGACCCTTTCTTCGAACTCCTCTTCTTACTCGACATCTCGTGTTTTTCTTTAAAATCAAGGAGGAAATGACAGAGAGAAAGAGAAAGAACTTTTCAAGAAAAACCTCCCTATGAGAATGAGTAAGTGTGAAGGTTATGAAGAAGTTACCTCCCTTTGCAAAATACAAGTATGTCTTTTCGCAACAAATCATGCTCAGTTAAGAGAACGTCACAACGTATGTTCCCGAGATAAATCTTCGTTCGAATTCTATTTAGATCAAACATAAGCCAACGGAAACATACCCAGACCGGTTACGGATAGGTCAGAGTATGAAGATCGGAACACGGACGAACCAAGCTCGGTCACTACGCTACTACCACACATGCACACTGTCCGGTCGCTACGTAGCGACCGAGCTCGAGTCGAAGTTTGATCGCTACGTAGCGGCCGAGCGTTCGTTCCGCTCGGTCGCTACTTAGCGACCGAGCTCTTCCGAAACATCGATACGACAATTAGTTCATGCATTTTCGTCTACCCTTCGATGCTATATCCCGAAGACCGTAGTGAACCCATTTCATGTTTCCCGCCATTCTAAGTCATCGATCAAACTACGGTAAAAACCACGGAAAGTTCGTTCTTTATCGAAAGAAGCCGTAATAAACGTTTCGAGTCAGAAGACGGTCCAAAGGGACCTAAGACATGACTCGAGGTCCAACTTACGATTTCTTAACCAGCAGCCCGTAAGCCGCATGACGGTTTACGCTTGGTTCGCAAGGAAAGATAAATGTCAAGTTTTCGCGGATAAATACGAAATTTTGAGGATAATTACGAGGATCGAAAAAAATAGAATATCTCCATTTTTATGCTATGACGGCTTAAGGGCAGAAGATGAAAAGCGCAAACCGACCTAGGAGCCAGTATATAAGGAGTCCTAGGCGAGAAGCATGAGAGGACTTTTCTGAGAGCAAACTTAGCACTTAGAGCAATTAGGCATATTTCTGTATTTGTTATTCGAGCTGCGACTCAACTAGGTTATTGCCGTCTTAGGGTTTTGAACTAGGAATCTCGCAGACAGCTCTCGTAGCCCAGGCTTTTACGTTGCTGTAATGCTCAAACACGAATTCGGAATAAGATATACTTTGCTCTCTTTTCGATTTCTTATACTTTATCGTTGTTATTCTTGTGTTCTGATTGCTTGGCGTGTGGTATTAGCAGATGTATTAGCAGATATCTGAGACCTCTGGGAAATTAGGGTTTTCTTAGTTTTCTTATTTAAACGGAAATCGACAGTGCGAATTTCGGTTCCCACATCGCTCGCTACGAGTCGGATCAGTCGAACAACACTAAGAGGCCAGTGTCGGTCAACGCTTTCCCTGAATGTTGACTCTGGCTGATTTCTCGAAAAGCTACGTGCTTCTTCTATTTTTAGCTTCTTAATGCTTCATAATCTCCACATAACTCCAAAATATACCTAGATATGAAAATATTCTAAAATAAACCCCAAACATAATAATATACTCTAAAAAAGATTTATATCATGGCTAAAAACTGATAAATTTCATAGTATATCATATAACTAAAGTCCATCATAATGTGGCAAAGCATTTCAATTATTAAAAAAAAAGCGCGGAAAATGATTATTCTGAAATCAATATATTGATAACATCCAACAAAAATTTAAACTAGACTTCATCATTGATTTCTCTTGTAATCGTACCTATTATATATATTTTTTCTAATGCATAGATTTGTTTCTCAAATTTCTATATTGGGGTTTTATGCAATGTATCATATTAATTTTTATGTTATATCTTTCATAGATAATAAGACAATTCTCCTAAATAGCTATTTTTAAGTTTTTGTCACAAAAGATCCTTATATCTCTTGTTTTATAAATTAAAAAAATACAAAAGATTTTTTTTTATAATTTTGGATTATATCTTTTGAAATTCAAACCTTTTCTAATCTTTTTGATTTTTCTTTTTTTAAAAGATTTCTAATTTTCTTTTTAAAATTCGAAAAATGCTTTTTTAAACTATTTTTAAAATTTTTTATTTTTAAAAATTTTAAACTCTTCCGCCACCGCCGCCAACTGAGCCATGTGTTCCTCCTCCGTCTAAGAGGATCCAAATTGAATAAATTTTGAAAAACTCAATTTGAGTTGATAAGGAAAGAGATTCAATTGGCCATATTCAGATATATGGTTAGTTAGCTCTATAGATATCCATTATATACTGAAGCGCAAGTCGCCTGACGAATCAAAATTTGCCACGTAATTAATGTTTAAAAAATAAAAAAAAAACAAAGTAATGTTAAAAAAATGTAGAAAACGGCTTCTAAAAACAACCACTACTCACGGTTATCCTTCCTCCAAAATGTTTTATTTACTCAACTCCTATCTCTAAAATTCTACAAACAGCCAGCGAATATAGCCGGTGATCACTCAAAAGAGAAACTATTGCTACGATCATGAAGAGTTCTTGATGATTACACAAACGCTTCGATCCTTGGTTATCTCGCAAGTCCTAATATTTTTCTTCTTCTTTGTTTCTCACGTCGTTTCTAGGGTCCGTCAAAATCAGAGATTCTTCACTTGGCACGAGATTTTACAAAGTTTCTTTTTTCTAATTGCCACGAATTTGTTTCAGATTTGTGTGATGTTTCGTGGTTCTGGACATAGTAAGTTCCGAAAATACAGTGGACTGAATTTGGTATATAATTCTCTTAACCTCTGTTTAATTCTTTGCTTTCTCTCTCAAACAAACAATGGTAGGTGACGATGGAGAATCTAGAAAAGCAATGGGTATTGGTGATAAAAAAAAAAACTCTTAGAGAATGATTACTACGGAGCTAAAACGTTCATTAACCAGGTAAAGAGTTTGATGTTTTTATCTCTGCATAACCAGAGGAGGAAGAGAAGCAGTTCGATATAAGATTCTGAATGTTGATCGTTGCTGATGATGAAACAGTCGAGAAACACTACAAGAGATTAGCTCTTTTGCTTCATCTCAGACAAGAACAAGTTCAACAGCTCAGAAGACGCCTTTCAATTGGTTTTAGAAGCTTGGTCTCAGTCTTCTAATCAAGAAGGTAAACATAAAAAGAGTAGACGCAGAAACCACGAAAAGCCACACGAGCCAGCTTCATCACAAGCCTCGGTCCGCTTAAGTGTATGTGTTCTCATTATTTTGTACTGATTAATTTACTCTCATGAGATGATTTTTCTTATTATATGCTGATTTTTACTGTTTTCACAGTGTTTGTTTGCAAGTAAAAATATTCCCATGGGGTCAACACTAGTAATTGTATATTTACCTTCAAAAAATAAATTTTAGTCACTTTTTTTTTTTTTTAATGAAAATAAACTTTAAAAAAGCTGAAGCATAGTGTTCCAAAAAAAAAAGAAAAAAATTGTTTAGATAGTCTCCAGAATCTGTGGACGACGATTTCTCCTCATATGTCTAAATGTTCTTCTTCACTGCTCACCACACAAAACCCCTAGTGGGATAATCCATATCTACCTGGCTGCATCCAACAATCATCAAGTATGGCGTCTGCCTCTTCCTTGCTTAGATGGAATCCGCCTTTCACACACACGCGACGGCTTCAGAATCGCACGACTCTATTCTGCTCAAAACCACCACAACGCGAATCAATTTTGTTCCGTTTCCAAATCGCCGTCAAATACAAACAATCCGATTCGGGTCCTTGTCAGAATCCGTTTGACCGAATCAAGAAAACGTTAGATTCTCTGAAGAAACCCGCTGTAGCGGCGGTTTTGCTGGGGCTGCTTTTGTTTTATGATCCTAATTCGGCCTTGGCTGCGTCCGGTGGAAGAATCGGCGGTAACTCCTTCTCGTCACGAAGAAGTTCTTCTTCTTCTTCTTCTTCTTATTCTGTGCCGAGAACATTGGATCAGAGTAGTAGTACGAGGTACTCGGCTCCGTACTATGGACCGTCTCCGTTCAGTGGAGGACTCTATGTTGGCCCTGCGGTTGGATTTGGATTTGGATTCGGAGGTGGGTTTTCGAGCTTCTCTCCGATTCTGGTTGGTCTTGCAGCCTTTATTGTGGTTTCTGGATTCCTGTCAGACCGCCGTTCACAGGGTTCCACTTTAACCGCTACTCAGAAAACTAGCGTCATTAAACTACAGGTAGAATGATCTAACTCTTTACCTGAACTGAACAGAGAGAGTTTATGCGTAACAAACAATGTATCCTCTTTTTCAGGTGGGTTTGCTTGGTTTGGGGAGGACCCTACAACAAGATTTCAATCGTCTTGCTGAAAATGCTGATACTTCCACATCGGAGGGTCTCGCCTATGTTTTAACCGGTAACAAACAATGTTACAAATGCAGCTCTGACTCGATTCACTATTTTGCTTTGGTGAATTTTGTTTTAACTGTCTATATTGAAATCGAACCTGCCTGGGAGTGGGAGGTAAAGCAAGTTGATGGCTTTTTTTTTAAAACATTCTAGGTTTATTTAACCTTGTGGTTATTGCTGCTATATTTAGTGAAAAATGTTGTAAAAGATTGATTTCTCTGTAAGACATCTCCTTCCCTGATAAATGCTTAAGTATAATATATCTTTTTTTCTTTCTTTTCGGTCCTACAGAGGCAACATTAGCTTTGCTGAGGCACCCGGACTATTGCATCTCTTGTTATTCATCAGTAAGTCCACTTGTTCTCACATGATTGATATATGCAGAACCTAACCAATCTGTTTTGTATCATTTTATTTTCAGGTTGATGTGAGACGGAGTATAGAAGACGGAGAGAAACGATTTAATCTACTCTCCATTGAAGAACGGGGGAAATTCGATGAGGAGACGCTTGTTAACGTGAACAGCATTAAGAGACAAAGCTCAAAGATTCGGACAGCTAGCGGTTTCAGCAATGAATATATTGTGGTACACTTACAAGTTCACAATTAATTGTTTACTAGAATTTTTGGGTAAATCGAATTTAGAAGGCTGACCCCGAAAAGGAGATGCATGGGTTCTTGATAATAAAGTTAATAATGGTATAAAGCATGTGTTTGCACGTCGTAACTTTGGTTTAACAGGAAGTGTTGTTGTACATGTTCAGGTAACCATCTTGGTAGCTGCAGAGGGTACACATAAACTCCAGCCAATAAATGGAACTGCGGATATGAAGGAAGCCTTGCAGAAAATTGGGTCGATACCTAGAAACAAAATAATGGTAAGAGTCTGTATCTGTAAGTTTGAACAACCATTCGAACAAGTGTAGTCTTGCAAATGAATGGTGTAAAAAAACAATTGTTGCAGGCAGTAGAAGTACTGTGGACACCCCAGAATGAGAAGGACACTTTGTCAGAAAGGGAGCTACTTGAAGATTACCCACTCTTGAGGCCTTTGTAAATTTGACTCTCATAAACGTCGAACCCTTCGTACTTGTTTGCCTCTCTGTCTAGTTCTGTTATAATAATTCCATGACAAATACCATAGCATCAGCTTCCGGTTTGAACAAATTTCCTGGTTTACCTGTTATTTACTAAGTTTTGTGATACGTATGAGTATGAGGCGAGACGTCCACCTGTCCTCTTCCAATAC
This sequence is a window from Brassica oleracea var. oleracea cultivar TO1000 chromosome C1, BOL, whole genome shotgun sequence. Protein-coding genes within it:
- the LOC106312213 gene encoding uncharacterized protein LOC106312213; amino-acid sequence: MASASSLLRWNPPFTHTRRLQNRTTLFCSKPPQRESILFRFQIAVKYKQSDSGPCQNPFDRIKKTLDSLKKPAVAAVLLGLLLFYDPNSALAASGGRIGGNSFSSRRSSSSSSSSYSVPRTLDQSSSTRYSAPYYGPSPFSGGLYVGPAVGFGFGFGGGFSSFSPILVGLAAFIVVSGFLSDRRSQGSTLTATQKTSVIKLQVGLLGLGRTLQQDFNRLAENADTSTSEGLAYVLTEATLALLRHPDYCISCYSSVDVRRSIEDGEKRFNLLSIEERGKFDEETLVNVNSIKRQSSKIRTASGFSNEYIVVTILVAAEGTHKLQPINGTADMKEALQKIGSIPRNKIMAVEVLWTPQNEKDTLSERELLEDYPLLRPL